The following proteins are encoded in a genomic region of Gimesia algae:
- a CDS encoding IS4 family transposase, with the protein MPRAKRAEIEEQDITGLKYFRQLDSLLQTLHDVGCERDRAGNRSLHMDQYCTLILLYLFNPIVTSLRGLQQASELKKVQKKLKCPRASLGSLSESVAVFDSERLKPIIAALGEKLAPIAKDSRLQDIKHTLTLVDGTVITALPRIAMASFRDSQSGDTGTLKWTLHTHFEVDRHVPTRIDVTPTGGGEYDERAVMERAVESDRTYVMDRGYAKFELFNRIVDAGSSYVCRIRNNSVYDVVSQRELSEADRAARVLSDENIQLGSAQKKLKPNHPLRLIQIEMAPHQKRTRYGGKKTGPSCDGVLRLVTNLTDVPAEIIALLYRYRWTIEIFFRFFKHMLGCRHLLSHSQNGIEIQTYCAIIASMLISLWTGRKPTLRTYEMICWYFTGMCDEEELLSHISKLKKQID; encoded by the coding sequence ATGCCACGTGCGAAACGCGCTGAAATCGAAGAGCAGGATATCACCGGGCTGAAATACTTCCGTCAGCTCGACAGCTTGCTGCAAACACTGCATGATGTCGGATGTGAACGTGACCGGGCAGGTAATCGTAGTCTGCACATGGACCAGTATTGCACGTTGATTCTGCTTTATCTGTTCAATCCCATCGTGACTTCCCTGCGCGGTTTACAGCAGGCCAGCGAATTAAAGAAGGTCCAGAAAAAACTAAAGTGCCCAAGGGCATCCCTGGGCTCGCTCTCTGAATCGGTGGCCGTCTTCGATTCAGAACGGCTCAAACCAATCATCGCAGCGCTAGGCGAAAAGCTGGCTCCGATTGCCAAAGACAGCCGGCTCCAGGATATTAAACACACGCTGACATTGGTTGACGGTACAGTCATCACCGCATTACCTCGAATCGCAATGGCCTCCTTTCGGGATTCCCAGTCTGGCGACACAGGTACGTTGAAATGGACTCTACATACGCACTTCGAAGTAGACCGTCATGTTCCCACGCGGATTGACGTCACACCAACAGGAGGCGGAGAATACGATGAGCGAGCCGTAATGGAGCGCGCTGTTGAATCAGATCGCACTTATGTCATGGATCGTGGTTATGCGAAATTCGAACTGTTTAACCGCATCGTTGATGCGGGTAGCAGTTACGTCTGCCGAATTCGCAACAACAGTGTTTATGATGTGGTCTCTCAACGAGAACTCAGCGAGGCAGACAGGGCCGCTCGTGTATTAAGCGACGAAAACATTCAACTGGGATCGGCTCAGAAGAAATTAAAACCCAACCATCCGCTGCGACTGATTCAAATCGAGATGGCTCCCCACCAGAAACGAACTCGTTACGGCGGAAAGAAAACTGGTCCTTCCTGCGATGGCGTGCTACGTCTTGTGACCAATCTCACGGATGTTCCCGCGGAAATCATCGCTCTGTTATACCGGTATCGCTGGACGATTGAAATCTTTTTTCGCTTCTTCAAGCACATGCTGGGCTGTCGTCATCTGCTGAGCCATTCACAGAATGGGATAGAAATTCAAACCTACTGCGCAATCATCGCCAGCATGCTGATCAGTCTGTGGACCGGGCGTAAGCCCACACTACGAACGTATGAAATGATCTGCTGGTACTTCACCGGTATGTGTGACGAAGAAGAACTGTTGTCACACATCTCCAAACTGAAAAAACAGATCGACTGA
- a CDS encoding ArsR/SmtB family transcription factor translates to MKYLDADTFQADYCAERLKALGEPLRLRIVNLLRSGEFTVSDIAEFLETEVVTVSHHLQILKNSKIVSPRREGRYIYYRLHSELFQNCNESNHYLDLGCCRIEMAE, encoded by the coding sequence ATGAAATATTTGGATGCCGATACGTTCCAAGCTGACTATTGTGCAGAACGACTGAAGGCTCTGGGGGAGCCTTTAAGATTACGAATCGTAAATCTACTTCGTTCAGGCGAATTCACTGTGTCCGATATTGCTGAGTTTCTGGAGACAGAGGTTGTCACCGTTTCACACCATTTACAGATCCTGAAGAACTCGAAAATCGTGTCGCCGCGGCGTGAAGGCCGCTATATCTATTATCGTCTGCACTCCGAATTGTTCCAGAACTGTAACGAATCAAACCACTATCTCGACTTGGGCTGCTGTCGAATTGAAATGGCCGAGTGA
- a CDS encoding DUF1559 domain-containing protein yields MQQMALHKRHVRGFTLIELLVVIAIIAILIALLLPAVQQAREAARRSQCKNNMKQLGLALHNYESAHTVFPPSSTSGLGKGVWDYPGTGPNDPDVRLHSFASLLLPYLEAANLYNTINFNVSALDPVNQGAASELLEYYKCPSYAGLAFSDDPLYVTTVGFNQFAIRNYVALGARTVIGLSGSIPADGVMYAGSKTRFRDITDGTTNTILLAETREEKAAVWIDGSAAAVAARWLDLTPPAYAGASVSINHQPYFPGGVFPGSIGQNWGPSSFHVGGAHHLLADGSVHFLSENMSVDVYDSLTTRNGGEVVGEF; encoded by the coding sequence ATGCAACAAATGGCTTTACATAAAAGACATGTACGTGGTTTTACCCTGATTGAGCTCCTTGTAGTGATTGCCATCATTGCGATTTTGATTGCATTACTACTTCCTGCAGTTCAGCAAGCGCGGGAAGCCGCCCGGCGTAGTCAGTGCAAAAATAATATGAAACAACTCGGGTTGGCGCTGCACAACTATGAAAGTGCTCATACTGTATTTCCTCCCAGTAGCACTAGCGGACTCGGAAAAGGTGTCTGGGATTATCCTGGTACCGGCCCTAATGATCCTGACGTCCGCCTGCATAGCTTTGCCAGCTTGCTTCTGCCGTATCTGGAAGCAGCAAATCTCTATAATACAATCAATTTCAATGTCTCTGCTCTGGATCCGGTCAATCAGGGTGCTGCATCTGAGCTACTTGAATATTACAAGTGTCCGAGCTATGCAGGGCTTGCTTTCAGCGACGATCCACTTTATGTCACGACCGTTGGCTTCAATCAATTTGCTATCAGGAATTATGTTGCTCTGGGGGCGAGGACTGTCATCGGGTTATCTGGTTCTATTCCCGCCGATGGTGTGATGTACGCCGGGTCGAAAACAAGGTTTCGTGACATTACGGATGGAACCACGAATACCATCTTGCTGGCTGAAACACGAGAGGAAAAAGCGGCAGTCTGGATTGATGGATCTGCGGCTGCTGTCGCGGCTCGATGGTTAGATCTCACACCCCCAGCATATGCGGGAGCCTCAGTCTCGATCAATCACCAGCCTTACTTTCCTGGAGGCGTCTTTCCCGGTTCGATTGGCCAGAACTGGGGGCCATCCAGTTTTCATGTCGGAGGTGCGCATCATCTCCTCGCTGATGGCTCAGTTCATTTTCTGTCAGAAAATATGTCTGTCGATGTGTATGATAGTTTGACGACACGTAATGGTGGTGAGGTCGTGGGAGAGTTTTAA
- a CDS encoding acetolactate decarboxylase has product MIQQILGDYEMCRLALILLFGLFVAMIGSLKSTIAGETKKTGLVQYGKMHEVIGKQKHQGRVKFSDLTAKPHFYGVAALESLAGEATVFDGKVILTKVNSDGALSSETLSQKTQAALLVGAYVESWTEHSVTTTVKSDDLDSLIEQTAKKIGLNTNEPFMFVIQGDFQNVRAHVINGACPIRARMQKEDLPERKRPYEADLIKITGKLVGVFAKDSVGDITHPATSTHLHLLYKDDRSGEMRTGHVEQVTLQPGVTLMLPEEVAK; this is encoded by the coding sequence GTGATTCAACAAATTTTGGGAGATTATGAAATGTGTCGACTAGCACTTATACTTCTTTTCGGGCTTTTCGTTGCGATGATCGGTAGTCTCAAAAGTACGATCGCCGGAGAGACAAAAAAAACGGGCTTAGTTCAATACGGCAAGATGCATGAAGTGATCGGCAAGCAAAAACATCAAGGCCGTGTCAAGTTTTCTGACCTGACCGCGAAGCCACATTTTTATGGAGTTGCAGCACTGGAATCTCTCGCTGGTGAAGCGACCGTTTTTGATGGAAAAGTCATTCTCACGAAGGTGAATTCTGATGGTGCTCTCAGTTCGGAAACACTTTCCCAGAAAACGCAAGCCGCATTACTTGTGGGAGCTTATGTCGAGTCTTGGACTGAGCATTCCGTTACTACGACCGTTAAGTCTGACGATTTAGATTCACTGATTGAACAGACAGCGAAGAAAATAGGTCTCAATACTAATGAACCGTTTATGTTCGTCATTCAGGGTGATTTCCAAAATGTCCGTGCTCATGTGATCAACGGGGCTTGTCCGATACGAGCCCGAATGCAAAAAGAGGATCTCCCTGAGAGAAAGCGACCTTACGAAGCGGATCTCATAAAAATCACAGGAAAGCTTGTTGGAGTCTTCGCTAAGGATTCTGTGGGTGATATCACACACCCCGCGACATCAACCCACTTGCACTTACTCTATAAAGATGATCGGAGTGGTGAGATGCGGACTGGCCATGTTGAGCAAGTCACGTTACAACCAGGTGTGACTCTGATGCTGCCGGAGGAAGTAGCGAAATAG